In Desulfopila inferna, the DNA window TGAATTCAGGATCTCCCAGAATCTTAGACCTGCCGTTATCGACAAGAACCAGGTGAAATTCCTCCGGCCCATCCGGATCGCCCTCACTTTTCGGTCCGCCCACAAAACTCACGTAAGTACTGAGTTTTTGCAGAGCCGCCCCCCGTGTGAGTAGCTGCAGCATTCCCTGGTGCTCCTGCATGGTAGCCGCAATCCTTTCGATTCCCATCAGGGCCAGATGAATCCTGGGCATGGTGGTGGCCATGCGGATATTGCCCTCGTTGGAAACCAGGCTGATTTTGCCGGTTTCCGCACAGGCAAAGTTGCAGCCGGTAATGCCCATATCGGCATCGATCATTTTGCGGCGCAGTGCTCCCCGGGCGGCCCGGGTCAACTCCGGCGGATCATCGGTATAGTCGATGCCCAACTTCTCCTGGAAGAGTTTGCCAATTTGCTGCCGGTTCAGGTGAATACAGGGGGCGATGATATGCGAAGGAGCATCTCCGGCCAGTTGGATGATGAACTCTCCCAGATCGGTCTCGACTACTTCTACGCCCTGCTGCTCCAACGCCTTGTCAACACCAATTTCGGCAGAGAGCATCGACTTGCCCTTGACGACGGTTTTCACCTCGTTCTTCTGCGCCACCCGCAGACAATATTTGACCGCATCACTTCCGGTTTTGGCAAAGTAAACATGACCGCCCGCTTTCTGGACATTGTCCGCCAGCAAAGAGAGTACTACATCGAGGTTTTCAATGGTCGACATGCGCCGGCGTTTTACCCTATCGCGCAGCTCGTCATCGTCCTTGGCTGCCCAATATTCCATAACCCCCTTGCCAAATCGATTCTGCAGTTTTTTCAGGCTGCTCTGCAGGACGTGATTTTCCAGGGCTTTTTGGGCGTCTTGGCTGTATGTAGGCTCCTTGGTTCTTTTCATGTCCGCTCTCCCCGTCCTGCCAGGATTTCGGCAATATGTTTGACCCTGACCTTCTCGCCCCGCCGTGAAAGCCGGCCCTGGATGTTCATAAGACAGCTGACATCGCAGCCCGTTACACAATCTGCGCCGCTGGCCAGGATATTGTCTATCTTTTCATCGGCCATGGCCGTGGAGATCTCCGGGTAGTTGACGCTGAAGGTACCGCCAAAACCACAGCAGACATCACTGTCATTCATCTCTATCAGCTGCAGTCCTTCAACATTCTGCAGCAGTTTGCGGGGCTGGGAGCGGATCCCCAGGCCGCGCTGCAGATGACAGGAATCATGATAGGTCACTTTTCCGGGAAAGTGGGCACCGACATTGACAGCGCCCAGAACATCCACAAGATATTCACTGAATTCATAACATTTGTGGCCCAGCGCCTTGACGCGCATGCGAAACTCCAGATCCTCATCGGCAAAGAGCTGGGGATAATGATGGCGGATCATATGGACACAGGATCCCGATGGACAGACAATCCTCTCGGCGCTGCCGAATATGCGGACAAATCTTCTCGCCGCCGCTCTGGCCTCCTTCTGATAGCCGCTGTTAAAAGCGGGCTGGCCGCAGCAGGTCTGATCAGCGGGAAAGGCCAGAGGAACCTTCAGTCTGGTGAGGACTTCGACCATGGCATCACCCACATCCGGAAACATGGAATCCACCAGACACTGGATAAATAAAGTTACTTTGGTATGCATTTGATTCCTTTCTTCAAAAAAAATTGATGGCGTCGTAAAAACTCTTCATCTTCTTCGTTGCCACAAATTTTCTACTATTACGACGTACCTTAGTACGCCGGAATAGTAGAAAATTTTCGCACCTCGAATATGAAG includes these proteins:
- a CDS encoding LutB/LldF family L-lactate oxidation iron-sulfur protein; its protein translation is MKRTKEPTYSQDAQKALENHVLQSSLKKLQNRFGKGVMEYWAAKDDDELRDRVKRRRMSTIENLDVVLSLLADNVQKAGGHVYFAKTGSDAVKYCLRVAQKNEVKTVVKGKSMLSAEIGVDKALEQQGVEVVETDLGEFIIQLAGDAPSHIIAPCIHLNRQQIGKLFQEKLGIDYTDDPPELTRAARGALRRKMIDADMGITGCNFACAETGKISLVSNEGNIRMATTMPRIHLALMGIERIAATMQEHQGMLQLLTRGAALQKLSTYVSFVGGPKSEGDPDGPEEFHLVLVDNGRSKILGDPEFREVLACLRCGACLNICPVYGRIGGHAYHSPYPGPIGAVVSPLLFGMNQHADLCKGESLCGACLDICPVKIDLPRMLLALRHKLAYGDAKWQARQHKPSEAFAFKLYRLIISNSMFYRLALRCARLLQKPFMGKSGMIGKMMGPGARWTNDRDLPPLAREPFNRRWKKKHSRNQKRNNEVNHG
- a CDS encoding (Fe-S)-binding protein, with product MHTKVTLFIQCLVDSMFPDVGDAMVEVLTRLKVPLAFPADQTCCGQPAFNSGYQKEARAAARRFVRIFGSAERIVCPSGSCVHMIRHHYPQLFADEDLEFRMRVKALGHKCYEFSEYLVDVLGAVNVGAHFPGKVTYHDSCHLQRGLGIRSQPRKLLQNVEGLQLIEMNDSDVCCGFGGTFSVNYPEISTAMADEKIDNILASGADCVTGCDVSCLMNIQGRLSRRGEKVRVKHIAEILAGRGERT